One window of Pseudacidobacterium ailaaui genomic DNA carries:
- a CDS encoding succinate dehydrogenase cytochrome b subunit — MSTTAVSPRALRVVGFWDSTNGKKAVMAVTGAILFLFVIGHLAGNLQIYEGRAKYNGYAHFLHTIGEVLWMVRVVLIASVVLHITATVQLALRKKRARPIGYSRKQAIASSYASRTMYWSGPILLAFVIFHLLQFTAGYIHPQSQFIEGDVYHNVIAGFSVWWVSAWYIFSMVLLGMHLRHGIWSMFQSVGFNHPRHTPILKSAALAIATLIVLGYISIPISVLLGFVKE, encoded by the coding sequence ATGAGCACTACAGCGGTCAGCCCGCGCGCGCTCCGCGTCGTGGGCTTCTGGGATTCAACGAACGGGAAGAAAGCGGTGATGGCCGTAACAGGGGCCATTCTGTTTCTTTTTGTGATAGGGCATCTGGCCGGAAACCTGCAAATCTACGAGGGACGCGCAAAATATAACGGTTACGCCCATTTTCTGCACACCATAGGTGAGGTGCTGTGGATGGTGCGCGTGGTGCTGATTGCCTCTGTTGTTTTGCATATCACCGCAACAGTGCAGCTTGCACTACGCAAAAAGCGGGCACGTCCGATTGGATATTCACGCAAGCAGGCCATTGCTTCCTCCTATGCTTCACGAACGATGTATTGGAGCGGTCCAATTCTTCTGGCTTTTGTGATCTTCCATCTGCTGCAATTTACGGCCGGATATATTCATCCCCAGTCACAGTTCATTGAGGGAGATGTTTACCATAATGTAATTGCCGGATTCAGCGTGTGGTGGGTCTCAGCCTGGTATATCTTTTCGATGGTTCTTCTCGGCATGCATCTACGCCACGGCATCTGGAGTATGTTCCAATCGGTAGGATTCAACCATCCGCGACATACTCCAATTTTGAAGTCGGCAGCACTGGCGATCGCCACTCTGATTGTTCTCGGTTATATCTCCATTCCGATTAGCGTTTTGCTGGGGTTTGTAAAAGAATGA
- a CDS encoding LutB/LldF family L-lactate oxidation iron-sulfur protein: protein MTIRVGQAAEALPFQKAALPLLDDSQLRKNVRHATNVITRKRAVVVSEQPDWQQLRTSASAIKEHTLRHLDRYLEQFEKNCTAAGGHVHWAADADEANRIILDVVKQAGGSEIIKVKTMTSDEIGLNRALEASGIHAHETDLADMIIQLGHDKPSHIVVPALHKNRQQVREIFMQAMQLKELGDRPEDLTAAARQYLREKFLKVKIGFSGANYLIAETGGVCVVESEGNGRMCLTLPETLITIAGIEKVIPTFRDLEVFLQLLPRSATGERMNPYNSLWTGVHKGEGPQNFHIILLDNGRTRILADRESRQTLRCIRCGACQNACPVYRQTSGLAYGSIYAGPIGAILTPQLFNMQHAQTLPYASSLCGACYEVCPVKINIPEVLIHLRGRVVREQQSSASLEALGMKAMAQVFMNHRRFEAAQRLGRLGQRPFVSHGWVRHLPGMLGNWTTVRDLRAMPEQTFRSWWKTRQEKKNHE, encoded by the coding sequence ATGACCATCCGCGTTGGCCAGGCCGCTGAAGCACTGCCGTTTCAGAAAGCTGCGCTTCCTCTGCTCGATGATTCACAGCTTCGCAAAAATGTGCGTCATGCGACCAACGTCATTACTCGAAAGCGTGCTGTGGTTGTGAGCGAGCAGCCGGACTGGCAGCAGTTGCGTACTTCGGCCAGCGCCATTAAAGAGCACACTCTGCGTCATCTTGACCGTTACCTGGAACAATTCGAGAAAAACTGCACTGCAGCTGGAGGTCATGTCCACTGGGCAGCAGATGCGGACGAGGCCAATCGCATTATTCTAGACGTCGTGAAGCAGGCCGGCGGTAGCGAGATCATCAAGGTCAAAACAATGACCTCAGACGAGATCGGCCTGAACCGCGCACTGGAGGCAAGCGGCATACATGCGCATGAGACCGATCTTGCTGATATGATCATCCAGCTTGGGCATGACAAGCCTTCGCACATTGTTGTGCCAGCGCTGCATAAGAACCGTCAGCAGGTGCGCGAGATCTTTATGCAGGCAATGCAGCTAAAAGAGCTTGGCGACCGCCCAGAAGACTTAACGGCTGCAGCGCGACAGTATTTGCGCGAAAAATTTCTGAAAGTAAAAATCGGTTTCAGTGGCGCAAACTACCTCATCGCAGAAACCGGAGGCGTGTGTGTCGTTGAATCTGAGGGCAATGGCCGCATGTGTCTTACGCTGCCAGAAACTCTCATCACGATTGCTGGCATTGAAAAAGTCATTCCCACATTCCGTGACTTGGAGGTCTTTCTGCAACTGTTGCCGCGATCGGCAACAGGAGAGCGGATGAACCCGTACAACTCTTTATGGACAGGCGTGCACAAAGGAGAAGGCCCGCAAAATTTCCACATTATTCTTCTGGACAATGGTCGCACGCGTATCCTGGCGGATCGAGAATCGCGCCAGACCCTGCGCTGCATTCGCTGCGGGGCTTGCCAGAATGCCTGTCCGGTTTACCGGCAGACCAGCGGTCTTGCCTATGGGTCGATTTATGCCGGGCCCATCGGGGCCATTCTCACGCCGCAGCTTTTTAATATGCAGCATGCGCAGACGCTGCCATATGCATCCTCTTTGTGTGGAGCTTGCTATGAAGTCTGTCCGGTAAAGATCAATATCCCTGAGGTGTTGATTCATCTGCGTGGGCGGGTTGTTCGTGAGCAGCAGAGCAGTGCGTCTCTCGAAGCCCTTGGTATGAAGGCCATGGCCCAAGTTTTCATGAACCACCGCAGATTTGAGGCTGCACAGCGCCTTGGGCGCCTCGGGCAGAGACCTTTTGTTTCTCACGGGTGGGTGAGGCATCTCCCAGGAATGCTAGGGAACTGGACCACTGTGCGCGACCTGCGTGCGATGCCGGAGCAGACATTCCGTAGTTGGTGGAAAACGCGCCAGGAGAAGAAAAATCATGAATGA
- a CDS encoding bifunctional homocysteine S-methyltransferase/methylenetetrahydrofolate reductase, with product MPSRLQDLFQNRTVLFDGAMGTMLYSRGIFINRCYDELNLSQPELVRSIHDEYLQAGAEIIETNTFGANRFRLARYGLQDQVTAINQAGVRIARQAVHQLKDKQAGTAWVAGSVGPLGVHLEPLGKTSLEEARLAFAEQVRALAAGGPGIGADLIVIETMPALNEAEQAILAAREAAPHLPVMALVTVDEEAHCLDGATAEAAASKLSMWGADAIGVNCSTGPATVLTAIECMAAESDLPLVVMPNAGMPRAVDGRNIYLCSPEYMASFARKFLKAGVQFIGGCCGTTPNHTRAMKSAMRAVDAQKSSHAHPSRAPIVTETPPPPLADRSRVGRLIHEGKFVTMVEIVPPKGIDCSKELAGASLLADLGVDVINVPDSPRASARMSAQSLCIQIQQKVGIETILHYTCRDRNVLSIQSDLLGAASIGLKNILCLTGDPPKLGNYPDATAVFDVDAIGLVNIVRRLNHGLDIGGNPIGASTGFTIACAANPGVPDIENEVRRFAYKVEAGAEYAITQPVFDLSVLEAFLRRIEEFRIPVIAGIWPLTSLRNAEFMKNDLRVSVPDSVMLRMQAAPTPEAARAEGILIAQEMLEAARPMVQGVQVSAPFGRYASAAEVLARVLPGARQPEEGASVGQL from the coding sequence ATGCCAAGTCGCTTGCAAGACCTATTTCAGAACCGCACCGTGCTCTTTGATGGGGCCATGGGCACCATGCTTTACTCGCGCGGAATTTTCATCAACCGCTGTTATGACGAGCTGAATCTTTCACAGCCTGAACTTGTCCGCTCCATTCATGATGAGTATCTGCAGGCCGGCGCAGAGATTATCGAGACCAATACCTTCGGTGCAAATCGCTTCCGACTTGCGCGCTATGGTCTGCAAGACCAGGTAACAGCCATCAATCAGGCTGGCGTCCGTATTGCGCGGCAGGCGGTCCATCAATTGAAAGACAAACAGGCAGGGACGGCTTGGGTGGCAGGCTCTGTAGGGCCCCTGGGCGTACATCTGGAGCCATTGGGGAAAACGTCCCTGGAAGAGGCCCGCCTCGCATTTGCTGAACAGGTCCGCGCCTTGGCCGCCGGAGGTCCCGGCATTGGCGCAGATCTGATCGTGATTGAGACCATGCCTGCGCTCAATGAAGCCGAACAGGCAATTCTTGCCGCACGAGAAGCCGCTCCGCACCTGCCCGTGATGGCGCTCGTCACAGTGGACGAGGAAGCACATTGCCTGGACGGTGCAACCGCAGAAGCGGCGGCCAGCAAATTAAGCATGTGGGGCGCCGATGCGATTGGGGTAAATTGCAGCACCGGACCCGCCACTGTGCTGACGGCGATTGAATGTATGGCTGCGGAAAGTGATCTCCCACTGGTGGTCATGCCCAATGCAGGGATGCCGCGTGCAGTGGATGGGCGAAATATTTATCTGTGCTCGCCAGAGTACATGGCCAGCTTTGCCCGCAAGTTCCTCAAGGCAGGCGTGCAATTTATTGGCGGATGCTGCGGTACCACCCCTAATCACACCCGTGCAATGAAATCAGCCATGCGTGCAGTGGATGCACAGAAATCGTCCCATGCACATCCGTCGCGCGCCCCCATTGTGACGGAAACACCTCCTCCGCCTCTTGCTGATCGCTCACGGGTAGGCAGGCTGATCCACGAGGGAAAATTTGTCACAATGGTCGAGATTGTCCCCCCCAAGGGGATTGACTGCTCAAAGGAGCTGGCTGGTGCCTCTTTGCTGGCCGATCTGGGTGTCGATGTCATCAATGTGCCGGATTCCCCCCGGGCCTCAGCACGCATGAGCGCGCAGAGCCTGTGCATCCAGATCCAGCAGAAAGTCGGAATTGAAACAATCTTGCACTACACATGCCGTGACCGGAATGTGCTCAGCATCCAGAGCGATCTGCTGGGCGCCGCATCCATTGGCCTGAAAAATATTCTCTGCCTGACCGGTGATCCGCCCAAGCTGGGCAATTATCCGGATGCTACTGCCGTCTTCGACGTGGATGCAATTGGTCTGGTCAACATTGTCCGGCGTCTTAACCATGGTCTTGATATTGGGGGAAATCCAATTGGGGCATCCACTGGATTCACAATCGCCTGCGCAGCCAATCCTGGTGTTCCGGATATTGAAAATGAAGTCCGGCGCTTTGCGTATAAGGTAGAAGCAGGCGCAGAATATGCTATTACCCAGCCAGTATTTGATTTAAGCGTGTTGGAGGCTTTCCTGAGGCGGATCGAGGAGTTCCGCATTCCAGTGATTGCGGGCATCTGGCCACTCACAAGTCTGCGCAATGCAGAATTTATGAAGAATGACCTGAGGGTCTCGGTCCCGGATTCGGTTATGCTGCGAATGCAGGCGGCACCGACTCCGGAAGCAGCGCGGGCAGAGGGAATTCTGATTGCACAGGAAATGCTCGAAGCAGCGCGCCCCATGGTACAGGGCGTCCAGGTAAGTGCGCCTTTCGGACGCTATGCCTCCGCCGCTGAGGTACTGGCGAGAGTGTTGCCAGGGGCAAGACAACCAGAAGAAGGAGCTAGCGTTGGCCAGCTTTGA
- a CDS encoding succinate dehydrogenase/fumarate reductase iron-sulfur subunit: MKLTLKIWRQKNPKEAGKFVSYTVDNVNPDMSMLECLDVLNESLIERGEEPVAFEHDCREGICGSCGFMINGIPHGPLPATTVCQLTMRHFKDGQELVIEPWRAAAFPPIKDLVVDRRAFDRIIASGGYISVNTGNAPDANCIPVGKDLADKAMDAAACIGCGACVAACPNASAALFTGAKIAHLSILPQGKPERDRRALNMVAQMNAEGFGGCTNIGECTGACPKEIPLEVIATMNRDFIRGSWRERDNVVRTITPMTEWSTGSKLDVDPHATS; encoded by the coding sequence ATGAAATTAACGCTGAAAATCTGGCGTCAAAAGAACCCCAAAGAGGCCGGGAAATTCGTCAGCTACACGGTTGATAACGTGAATCCGGACATGTCGATGCTGGAATGTCTGGATGTGCTCAATGAGTCTCTGATTGAGCGTGGGGAAGAGCCTGTTGCCTTTGAACACGACTGCCGTGAGGGCATCTGCGGGTCCTGCGGGTTCATGATTAACGGCATTCCGCATGGTCCGCTGCCTGCTACAACAGTCTGCCAGCTCACCATGCGTCACTTTAAGGACGGGCAGGAACTCGTGATCGAGCCGTGGCGTGCCGCTGCTTTTCCGCCGATCAAGGACCTGGTCGTAGACCGCCGCGCCTTTGACCGCATTATTGCGTCCGGCGGCTATATTTCGGTCAACACCGGCAATGCTCCGGATGCCAATTGCATCCCGGTGGGCAAGGACCTCGCAGACAAGGCGATGGATGCGGCCGCATGCATCGGATGCGGTGCCTGCGTGGCAGCATGTCCAAATGCCTCTGCTGCTCTGTTCACGGGCGCAAAGATTGCGCATCTGAGCATCCTGCCGCAGGGCAAACCAGAACGGGACCGCCGTGCCCTGAACATGGTGGCGCAGATGAATGCCGAAGGCTTTGGCGGATGCACCAATATCGGCGAATGCACCGGAGCATGTCCGAAGGAGATTCCGCTGGAAGTCATCGCAACCATGAACCGCGATTTTATCCGGGGAAGTTGGAGGGAGCGCGACAATGTCGTGCGGACGATTACTCCGATGACCGAATGGAGCACCGGTTCCAAACTGGACGTGGACCCACACGCAACCAGTTAG
- the rdgB gene encoding RdgB/HAM1 family non-canonical purine NTP pyrophosphatase, which translates to MLTFMSQNFYIATSNPGKLRDFAVAAEVFGVAIVPLPRLKNIPAPEEHGTTFAENACLKAIYYSRSFWNHLVIADDSGLEVDALGGLPGVRSARYADDAGFGAPGSTDERNNLYLVKQLAACAGEKLSARYRCVIALARNGDVLLTAEGTVEGEILLSPRGTGGFGYDPLFYLPGLGKTMAEIDLAQKQKLSHRGNALRSLLERYAGPAREKAQRP; encoded by the coding sequence ATGCTTACTTTTATGTCCCAGAATTTTTATATAGCCACCAGCAACCCGGGAAAGCTGCGCGATTTTGCTGTTGCGGCTGAGGTTTTTGGGGTTGCCATTGTTCCCTTACCGCGGCTGAAGAACATTCCTGCCCCAGAAGAACATGGAACGACGTTTGCTGAGAATGCCTGCCTCAAGGCCATTTACTATAGCCGTTCGTTCTGGAATCACCTGGTCATTGCTGACGACTCGGGTCTGGAAGTGGATGCACTGGGTGGGCTGCCGGGCGTCCGCTCGGCACGATATGCGGATGATGCAGGGTTTGGTGCTCCGGGGAGTACGGATGAACGCAACAATCTTTATCTGGTGAAACAGCTTGCTGCTTGTGCCGGTGAGAAATTGAGCGCACGTTACCGCTGCGTGATTGCTCTTGCACGCAATGGCGACGTTTTGCTGACAGCAGAAGGGACCGTGGAGGGAGAAATTCTACTATCTCCGCGGGGCACCGGAGGCTTTGGCTACGACCCGCTCTTTTATCTGCCCGGCCTGGGCAAAACCATGGCAGAAATCGACCTGGCACAAAAGCAAAAGCTGAGCCATCGGGGAAATGCCCTTCGTTCCCTGCTTGAGCGGTATGCCGGTCCCGCCCGCGAGAAGGCTCAAAGACCTTAG
- a CDS encoding AAA family ATPase → MVGLDPKRVFCTTWVLLAGLPATGKSTLAHRLAEQLEQAVILDKDRVRQALFPGPMTDYSDEQNSISMKAILEAAQYLTRQRLARYIFFDGRTFSRFKHIEEVCMAAEAVGARWRILHLFCTDQVATRRLHSPDLKHPARNRDMALYYRLKAAFETIPHPKLDLDTSGGIEDLLPDALAYISI, encoded by the coding sequence GTGGTTGGTTTGGATCCCAAGCGGGTTTTCTGCACTACCTGGGTGCTTCTGGCCGGCCTTCCGGCCACTGGGAAAAGTACACTTGCGCATCGGCTGGCGGAGCAGCTTGAGCAGGCGGTCATTCTGGACAAAGACCGAGTGCGACAAGCGCTCTTTCCTGGCCCCATGACGGACTATTCTGACGAACAGAACTCGATCAGTATGAAGGCCATACTGGAGGCGGCCCAGTATCTCACCCGGCAAAGACTGGCCCGATACATCTTCTTTGATGGACGAACTTTCAGCCGCTTCAAGCATATCGAAGAGGTGTGTATGGCGGCCGAAGCCGTGGGGGCGCGATGGCGTATTCTGCACCTTTTCTGCACGGACCAGGTGGCAACCAGACGCCTACATTCTCCTGACCTGAAACATCCGGCCCGCAACCGTGACATGGCCCTCTATTACCGGCTTAAGGCTGCTTTTGAAACCATTCCTCACCCAAAGCTGGATCTAGACACTTCGGGCGGCATCGAAGACCTATTGCCGGACGCGCTTGCTTACATTTCCATCTAA
- a CDS encoding (Fe-S)-binding protein — protein MRISLFITCYNDTLFPETGKAVVSLLERLGHEVDFPLEQTCCGQMHYNTGYQREAVPLMRRFVEIFSDAEAVCIPSSSCVAMIRDHYPKMAEATGEVALVQAVERLLPRVYEFSELLVNKLGLEDVGAYYPHRVTYHASCHSLRGLQVGELPLRLLRNVRGIDLVELQDVDQCCGFGGTFAVKMGDVSAAMLADKIRCVEDTRAEVCTALDNSCLMHIFGGLHRLRAGIRTVHLAEILASTEGGRQ, from the coding sequence GTGCGGATCTCACTCTTTATTACCTGTTACAACGATACTCTCTTCCCGGAAACCGGAAAGGCCGTCGTCAGTTTGTTGGAACGCCTGGGGCACGAAGTCGATTTTCCCCTCGAACAGACCTGCTGCGGACAGATGCACTACAACACCGGTTATCAGCGGGAAGCTGTGCCACTGATGCGCCGTTTCGTCGAAATCTTTAGCGATGCTGAGGCGGTTTGTATTCCTTCATCCTCCTGCGTGGCCATGATCCGCGATCATTATCCCAAAATGGCTGAGGCCACTGGCGAAGTCGCTCTGGTTCAGGCTGTGGAAAGGCTCTTGCCGCGCGTCTATGAGTTTTCTGAATTACTGGTAAACAAGCTTGGTCTTGAGGATGTCGGCGCATACTACCCTCATCGCGTGACCTATCATGCCAGTTGTCATTCACTGCGCGGCCTGCAGGTTGGTGAGCTGCCCCTTCGTCTGTTGCGGAATGTACGGGGAATTGACCTGGTTGAGTTGCAGGATGTAGACCAATGCTGCGGCTTTGGAGGTACCTTTGCGGTGAAGATGGGAGACGTATCAGCTGCTATGCTTGCTGACAAGATTCGCTGTGTAGAAGACACCCGGGCCGAGGTATGCACGGCACTCGACAACTCTTGTCTCATGCACATTTTTGGCGGCTTACACCGGCTCCGTGCAGGTATCAGGACTGTGCATCTGGCCGAAATCCTCGCATCCACAGAAGGTGGAAGACAATGA
- a CDS encoding LutC/YkgG family protein — protein sequence MNETNTARETIFNRIRRSNADLPTSDYASLERAYQQTACMGREAIWKTFIERLHEYDARVTAATPDTLPSALAEVLLRNHQKSAVVADRFPQKLLPEGFRWQPEADATAEELNLAEGAICGCEVAIAHTGTIVIVGARRLTLLPDRLLCVVCDHQIVETVPEAFARLQPLAMEPLTFVSGPSATADIEMTRIRGVHGPRFLDVVFVSETWAQVCKK from the coding sequence ATGAATGAGACCAACACGGCACGCGAAACGATTTTTAATCGCATTCGGCGGAGCAATGCTGATCTGCCTACATCTGACTATGCTTCTCTGGAGCGTGCATATCAACAGACGGCTTGCATGGGCAGGGAAGCGATTTGGAAGACTTTTATCGAACGACTTCATGAATATGATGCGCGTGTCACAGCAGCCACGCCGGATACGCTTCCGTCCGCTCTTGCTGAAGTCCTGCTTCGCAACCATCAGAAATCGGCCGTAGTTGCTGATCGATTTCCTCAAAAGCTTCTGCCGGAAGGATTTCGCTGGCAGCCCGAAGCTGACGCTACTGCAGAAGAATTGAATCTTGCTGAAGGGGCGATCTGCGGATGTGAAGTTGCAATCGCGCATACAGGCACCATCGTGATCGTGGGTGCGCGCAGACTTACGCTTCTGCCCGACCGTCTGCTATGCGTGGTGTGCGATCACCAGATTGTTGAAACAGTTCCGGAGGCCTTTGCGCGGCTACAGCCCCTGGCTATGGAGCCGCTTACTTTTGTCTCTGGTCCTTCTGCCACAGCTGACATTGAGATGACACGCATTCGAGGCGTCCATGGGCCGCGTTTTCTAGATGTGGTGTTCGTCAGCGAAACCTGGGCGCAGGTCTGCAAAAAGTGA
- a CDS encoding ROK family protein, protein MPKKNALNTLCIDIGGTGLKIMVLDKNGNPLTERLRIPTPADPTPAKVIAALDRLKKKAPEFDRVAVGFPGVVKLGVLYTAANLHPKWVGFNLQAELEKRWKKPVRVANDAAVQGYAAIRGQGVEMILTLGTGLGSALYTDGHLCPGLELAHHPWMKGKTYEDYLGKRGLKKHGHKRWNKLLAKAIQQTSATFNWDHLYIGGGNAKLINFPLGENIEVVSNEDGLLGGVALWKHNA, encoded by the coding sequence ATGCCCAAAAAGAATGCTCTGAATACGCTCTGCATTGATATCGGAGGCACCGGATTAAAAATCATGGTGCTGGATAAAAACGGAAATCCGCTGACCGAACGTCTGCGAATACCTACACCAGCAGATCCCACACCAGCGAAGGTGATTGCTGCATTAGACCGATTAAAGAAAAAGGCGCCTGAATTTGACCGGGTGGCGGTGGGCTTCCCTGGAGTCGTCAAACTTGGTGTTCTTTATACGGCCGCGAACCTGCATCCGAAGTGGGTTGGATTTAACCTGCAGGCCGAACTGGAAAAGCGGTGGAAAAAGCCGGTGCGTGTGGCCAATGATGCCGCTGTCCAGGGATATGCTGCCATTCGCGGCCAGGGCGTGGAGATGATTCTTACTCTTGGAACGGGTCTTGGATCTGCACTGTATACAGATGGACATCTTTGCCCGGGGCTGGAGCTGGCCCATCATCCGTGGATGAAAGGCAAGACCTATGAGGACTATCTGGGCAAGCGCGGCTTGAAAAAGCATGGCCATAAGCGCTGGAACAAGTTGCTGGCAAAGGCCATCCAGCAAACATCAGCAACCTTTAACTGGGACCACCTTTACATTGGCGGTGGCAACGCAAAATTGATCAACTTTCCACTGGGGGAGAACATTGAGGTAGTCTCCAATGAAGATGGCTTGCTTGGTGGTGTTGCCCTATGGAAACACAATGCTTAA
- a CDS encoding fumarate reductase/succinate dehydrogenase flavoprotein subunit, giving the protein MILDGKVPSGPIEQAWDKTRFEMKLVNPANKRKHTVIVVGSGLAGASAAATLGELGYNIKCFCFQDSPRRAHSIAAQGGINAAKNYQNDGDSVYRLFYDTVKGGDFRAREANVYRLAQISVNIIDQCVAQGVPFAREYGGTLTNRSFGGAQVSRTFYARGQTGQQLLLGAYQALERQVNAGTVKMFPRTEMLDLIVIDGKARGIVTRNLVTGAIDIHLADAVILASGGYGNVYYLSTNAKGSNVTASWRAHKRGALFANPCYTQIHPTCIPVSGDYQSKLTLMSESLRNDGRIWVPKQKGDKRPPNQIPEDERDYYLERRYPSFGNLVPRDVASRNAKYVCDEGRGVGETGLGVYLDFSDAIKRLGEQKIRERYGNLFDMYQRITDEDPYKVPMRIYPAIHYTMGGLWVDYYLQSTIPGLFVLGEANFSDHGANRLGASALMQGLSDGYFIIPYTLGNYLASTKLEKVSESHPEARNAEACVKMTIEKLLSIKGRRTVDSFHRELGKIMWDYCGMSRTAEGLEHAIQKIRELREEYWQNVNVPGSGDDLNQSLEKAGRVADFFELGELMCIDARHRNESCGGHFREEYQTPDGEAQRDDEHFSYVAAWEYRGAGNQPELHKEPLEFHYVHPSQRSYK; this is encoded by the coding sequence ATGATACTCGACGGAAAAGTACCTTCTGGCCCGATAGAACAGGCCTGGGACAAGACACGCTTCGAAATGAAGCTGGTCAACCCGGCAAACAAGCGCAAGCACACGGTGATTGTGGTGGGCTCTGGCCTTGCCGGAGCGTCAGCCGCAGCCACATTGGGCGAACTTGGATACAACATCAAGTGCTTTTGCTTTCAGGATTCACCTCGGCGCGCCCATTCGATTGCTGCTCAGGGCGGCATCAACGCTGCTAAGAACTACCAGAATGACGGCGACAGTGTCTACCGCCTTTTCTACGACACGGTAAAAGGCGGAGATTTCCGCGCGCGCGAAGCCAATGTGTACCGCCTGGCACAGATCAGCGTCAACATTATTGACCAGTGTGTAGCACAAGGGGTCCCCTTTGCTCGTGAGTACGGCGGTACGCTGACCAACCGGTCTTTTGGCGGCGCGCAGGTTTCTCGTACCTTTTACGCCCGTGGACAGACAGGCCAGCAGCTTCTGCTCGGAGCATACCAGGCGCTGGAGCGGCAGGTAAACGCAGGGACAGTGAAGATGTTTCCGCGCACCGAAATGCTGGACCTGATCGTCATTGACGGCAAGGCCCGCGGTATTGTCACGCGCAATCTGGTCACCGGCGCCATCGATATCCATCTTGCCGATGCAGTCATCCTTGCTTCTGGTGGATATGGAAACGTCTACTATCTTTCGACAAATGCGAAGGGCTCGAACGTAACCGCAAGCTGGCGAGCGCACAAGCGCGGGGCACTGTTTGCCAATCCCTGCTACACGCAGATTCACCCCACTTGTATTCCCGTCTCGGGCGACTATCAATCGAAGCTGACGCTGATGTCAGAGTCGCTGCGCAATGACGGACGTATCTGGGTACCGAAACAAAAGGGTGACAAGCGGCCTCCGAATCAGATTCCTGAAGACGAGCGCGACTACTATCTTGAGCGCCGTTATCCCAGCTTCGGCAATCTTGTCCCTCGCGACGTGGCCTCACGCAACGCAAAATATGTTTGCGACGAAGGCCGCGGCGTGGGCGAAACCGGACTTGGCGTTTACCTCGATTTTTCCGACGCCATCAAACGGCTAGGTGAGCAGAAGATCCGCGAGCGCTATGGGAACCTCTTCGACATGTATCAGCGCATTACAGATGAAGATCCCTACAAGGTCCCCATGCGCATCTATCCGGCCATCCACTATACGATGGGCGGGCTATGGGTGGATTACTACCTGCAAAGCACCATCCCCGGCCTCTTTGTGCTGGGTGAAGCAAACTTCTCAGACCACGGCGCAAACCGTCTGGGCGCAAGCGCGCTGATGCAAGGCCTTTCCGATGGGTACTTCATCATTCCCTACACTCTGGGAAATTATCTGGCATCCACCAAGCTTGAAAAAGTCAGTGAATCTCATCCGGAAGCGCGCAATGCTGAAGCATGCGTGAAGATGACCATTGAGAAGCTACTCTCCATCAAGGGCCGGCGCACAGTGGATTCCTTCCATCGAGAACTAGGCAAGATCATGTGGGACTACTGCGGTATGTCCCGCACTGCCGAGGGTCTTGAACATGCCATTCAGAAAATCCGCGAACTGCGTGAGGAGTACTGGCAGAACGTGAATGTCCCGGGCAGTGGGGATGACCTGAACCAGAGCTTGGAAAAGGCAGGTCGAGTCGCCGACTTTTTTGAGCTTGGCGAGCTGATGTGCATCGATGCGCGGCATAGAAACGAATCCTGCGGCGGCCATTTCCGCGAGGAATACCAGACTCCGGACGGAGAAGCACAGCGCGATGATGAACATTTTTCTTATGTTGCGGCCTGGGAATACCGTGGAGCCGGAAATCAGCCCGAACTGCATAAGGAACCGCTGGAATTTCACTATGTCCACCCCAGCCAGAGGAGCTACAAGTAA
- the xseB gene encoding exodeoxyribonuclease VII small subunit: MASFEESLKRLEKIVEQLEHGDLPLETSIQLFEEGTRLSMECKNLLDKAEGRVQILIKHRDGTMKAESYPPGKSEESQTDRTTEE, encoded by the coding sequence TTGGCCAGCTTTGAAGAATCTCTAAAGCGCCTGGAAAAGATTGTAGAGCAACTGGAACACGGCGATTTACCACTTGAAACATCTATTCAGTTGTTTGAGGAAGGCACACGCCTTTCCATGGAGTGCAAAAACCTTCTTGATAAGGCCGAGGGCAGAGTACAGATTCTGATCAAGCATCGAGACGGTACGATGAAGGCAGAATCTTATCCTCCAGGAAAATCTGAAGAAAGCCAGACCGACAGAACTACTGAGGAATAA